The nucleotide sequence GCAATTAATTCTGCCTTCGCATGCAACTCCATGGTTTTTCCATCGTCAAAGGTTTAACTAAGATCTTGCTTGAAGGGCAAGAACTTGACCTGCACAACGATTACGAATTCAGGCATCTCGACTACTGCATCGCTACGCGGCGGCTGCAGCTGCATTGGGTACGCCATGCCGGCCACTGGGTCAGGCCATCCATGCCCCCGGCGCTGACACTGGTTTGCGCAGGCGTGCATATGCTGAAAATCCGGGAATCCGGCGACGATGAGCATGCCAACGGGGAAAAATGCCTTTCCTCGATCGGCTTCCTGTGGAATGCCATGCGCGATGACATGGATGGCGTCGCGTCGCATGCAGCGAGCGAAGGATGCACGGATCTCTCGTGCATTTTCATGAGTGGCTTGAGCATCAAGATTGCCGCCATCGAAGCGCGCATCACAACCACGACAACATTCAGGTGACACCTTGCAGCATCAAGCGCTCTACGCCCTCGCCGGCAGTCTCAATTCCCTCTTCATCGTCGTCAGCCTGCTTGGTCTGTGGTCGCAGCTGCAAAAGATCTGGCGGCGCAAGCACGATGCCGGCATCGGCGCGGGCAAGACGACGGACATCCTTTCCATCAACCAGTTCACCGTCAGCTTCCTCGCGTACTGCGCGTTCTTTGTGTACGGCTATTCGATCACGCCGTTCAACCACTACATCGTCTGGCCCCGTTTGATCGCCTCCCTGATCGCGCTGGCCATCCTGTATGAAATCGCCCGCGACCGCCGTAGCCTGGCCTCGCGCAATGCGCTGCTGGCCTGCATGCTGCTGCTGTGCGCGGGGGTGGCGGGGCTGGCCTTCGGCCCCACCTTCAGCGACGAAAAGCGCGTGATCTCGCAAAGCCTGATCGTCGCCGTCACGGTGCTGCTGGCGCAGGGCTATGCGCATCAGATCCGCCTGATCTGGCGCTCGGGCAAGACGGGCGCCGTGTCGCTGAAAATGAGCCAGTTCATCCTGGCGATGGATATCAGTACCATCTTCTTTGCCTGCGTCATGGGACTGAAAACAGGCTGGCCATTGCTGCTGCTCGCCTGCGTCAGCGCCACGACCAAACTGATCATCATGTGGCTGTTCCGCTGGGAAAAGACCAGTCCCGCCGCACAGGTGAAACGGCAGGCGCCGGCCTGAGGCTAGAATGGTGGCCTTGCCACCTTTGTTGAAAGAGCCGCCATGCAGCTGTCCCCCGCCATCCCCATCCTGCGCAGCTTTTCCGAAGCCAAGGCGCGCGAGTTTTACCTCGATTTTCTCGGTTTTACCCTGGACTGGGAACATCGCTTCGAGCCCACGGCACCGCTGTACCTGCAGGTGACGCGGGGCGAACTGGTGCTGCACCTGAGTGAGCACTACGGCGACGCCACGCCCGGTGCGGCGCTGCTGATCCCCGTCGATGACATCGCCGCCCTGCACGCGGAGCTGCAGGCAAAGGATTACCCGTATGCGCGGCCCGGCATCCGCGACGAGGACTGGGGCCGCATCCTGGAAGTGGCGGACCCGTTCGGCAACAAACTGCGCTTCTGGCAAACAACGCAATAACGCTCGCTCCCCGTTCAGCGCGCGCATCTCCGCCTACAGGTTCGCCAGCATACCTGCAGGCGCAGGGCACGCCCGACGAACTGCCACGCCACCGTTGCATCGACAGCGGCCGCCTGCGCGTGGTGCTGGCCGACTATGCGCTGGCGCCGGCCGACCTGTACGCCTGCTACCCGAGCCGCCACCAGTTGCCCGCCAAAGTGCGCGCTTTTATCAATTTTCTCGGCCAGCAGTTGCAGCCGGAAGCGGCCACGGCAGCCGAATCAGGTTAAAC is from Janthinobacterium sp. 61 and encodes:
- a CDS encoding glyoxalase superfamily protein; translation: MQLSPAIPILRSFSEAKAREFYLDFLGFTLDWEHRFEPTAPLYLQVTRGELVLHLSEHYGDATPGAALLIPVDDIAALHAELQAKDYPYARPGIRDEDWGRILEVADPFGNKLRFWQTTQ